In one window of Rhinopithecus roxellana isolate Shanxi Qingling chromosome 15, ASM756505v1, whole genome shotgun sequence DNA:
- the TIMM10B gene encoding mitochondrial import inner membrane translocase subunit Tim10 B, with product MEQQQQQQQQQQLRNLRDFLLVYNRMTELCFQRCVPSLHHRALDAEEEACLHSCAGKLIHSNHRLMAAYVQLMPALVQRRIADYEAASAVPGVAAEQPGVSPSGS from the exons atggagcagcagcagcagcagcagcagcaacagcaactgAGAAAC CTGCGTGACTTCCTGTTGGTCTACAATCGGATGACAGAACTCTGCTTCCAGCGTTGTGTGCCCAGCTTGCACCACCGAGCTCTGGACGCTGAGGAG GAGGCCTGTCTGCACAGCTGTGCTGGGAAGCTGATCCATTCCAACCACCGCCTCATGGCCGCTTACGTGCAGCTCATGCCTGCCCTGGTACAGCGCCGCATCGCAGACTACGAGGCTGCCTCGGCTGTGCCAGGCGTTGCTGCTGAGCAGCCTGGGGTCTCTCCATCAGGCAGCTAG